GCCAGACCTTAAACATCCTCCGCTTAGCTGACGGCTCTTCTCTTATCAACTCATACGCTTTCATTCAGTGCCGCTTTAAGCAACTCCTCATCCCTCGGCTTTTCAAGATATACGCACTTGACCGATTAGGTAATTTAAAGGTTATTGAAGTACCTCAATTGCCCAACGGTCAACATCTATAATCGAAAATACCGGGCCGTCTACTAACTTTCAAGTATCAACGGTCTCGCTTTGTGTCATTATCTCAGGATGTTCCTCTATTTTTCCAAGCCAAATATTATTTTTTTTCCTGCAAATTGCCGTAATTTTTTTCATGTTACACTTCATTTTAAATATACACTCGTCTAAAAAGATAAAACATTGGTCATATGTTCCATACATGACAGCAATTATAACCTCGTTCCACCAGCTCCCATCAAAATATTGAAACGAAAAAACTGCATTATTCATATAAAAATTATTTCATATATTCCAGATAAGCTGTTGCTACCTCTTCCGAGTCTCCATAGCTTTTAACGACTCCCTCTTCTATCCACAGTACTTTTTGACAATATTGTGTAATCATATTCATGCTATGAGAAACCATTACAACCGTTCTGTTATCCGAAATCATTGACTCCATTTTCTTTCTGCTCTTTTCTTTAAACCGTTCGTCTCCAACACTAAAAAGCTCATCAATGAGCAAAAGGTCAGGATCAACATTCACGGCAATAGAAAACGCAAGTCTCGATTTCATCCCCGAGGAATAGGTACGCACAGGATTTCCAATAAAGTCTCCAAGCTCGGAGAATGCAATAATTTTCCCCATCCGCTCTTTTAGCTCCTTCTGTGAAAGTCCAAGTAAAAGGCCGTTAAGATAGATATTTTCATGCCCCGTCAAATCGGGCTTGAAGCCGACCCCGAGGCTCAGGAGCGAAACCGACTTAGCCCGGTTTATCACCCTCCCGCTGTCAGGAAAAAGCGTATTAGCCAAAACCCGTAAAAGCGTCGACTTTCCTGAACCATTTGATCCAATAACACCAAGGTTCATACCGGAACCAAGGGTAAAAGAAATACCCCTTAAGGCTTCAAATTCCCTTTTTTCCTTTCGCTTCCGCTGCAGGATCACCTCTTTCATCGCCTGGGGACGGTAAAAAGAGTATTTGAGATGGACATCCTCAACTTCCAGGATAGGCTTTTTCTCATCGCTCATATCAGATCACCTTGCTGTAGTTCTTATCCGAGCGGTATAACAGTGGAATACCAATCAGCATCAGAAGGACACTAACAACGGCCCATACCCCCAAATATTTGTAATATGGAGAGGCCCCATACATCAGGGTATTGCGAAAACTCATGAAAAAAGCCGTATTAGGGTTACACCAGATGATTCTAGCAAATTGTGCAGGCAGCTGATCAATGCTCCATATACCCGGAGAGGCAAAGTACCAGAACATGACAAGATAGTTCACCAGGTGGCTCATATCATCGAACAGAACCCCAATGTGGGTAAAAAGAAGGCCGATGGAATAGTAAAAGAGCAAAAAAACCAGAAAGGCAGGAATAAACTCTAGTATGTGCCAGGAAAGGGGTATATGGTAGACCCACAGCATAGCCCCCAGAATCAACAATCCAAAGGCAAGCTTGATGCTATTGGTAAAAACAACCACCAGCGGGAGGATAAACTTTGGAAGATACACCTGCTTAATGATCCCCGCGTTTGCCCTGATGCACCTGGTACTCTGACTCATGGTAGTTGTTGCAACCTTCCAGGGCAAAAGAGCACAAAAAACATAGACAGGATAGGCCGGGGTCGCTCTTCTAAAGATCCCCTGTACCAGAAAGGTATAGACAAGCATATTCAAGAAGGGATCCAGAAGCCACCAGAAGTAGCCAAGGATGGTATTGCTCAGCTCGGCCTTGAGACTCGATTTCACCGAATAGGCCGTATAATGTCGATATTTCTTAAGGTCCCTGAAAAATTGTCTCACATAACGCAGCACAATATACTCCGGATCAGTTTTATCACGCAAAGAGGCCCAAGGCAAGGGAAAGGGCGCTTTCCATCACCTTGTCCATGTCGTAGTAGCGGTATTCGGCAAGCCGTCCCAAAAGATGCAGGTTCCCATACGCATCGGCCAAGGCCTTGTAGCGGCCGAACAGCGCCTCGGTATCACTGTTTTTTATCACGTAATAGGGGTTGTTCCGCCCCTTTTCATAGTCGCAGGGGTACTCCCTGCACACCACGCTCCTGCCTAAAGGAGGGGAGAGCTGAAACTGCTTAAACTCCGTGATGCGGGTAAAATCGTAGTTGTTCGGATAGTTGACCACGGCAGCTTTCTGGTAGCGGTCGACATCCATCGCCTCGAAACGGATATCCAGAGAGCGGTAGGGAAGCGGCCCCTCGCAGGAAGCAAACAGCTCGTCCACAGGCCCCGTATAGATCACATCTCCGCTAAACGGCCTTCCTTCAAGAAAAATCGTACCAGAATCAAGCCGTATCAGATCCAGGCCATCGCACTGTAGCAGCAGATGGATGGAAGGATGATCGGCCATGGCGGAAAACATGGCCGTGTAACCTGCACGGGGAATCCCCTGAAAGGGATCGGCAAAGTAGCGGTCGTCCCTGGAAAGCACCACCGGAACCCGGTCGGAGACCGAAGGGTCCACCGCCTCAGGGTCAACACCCCACTGCTTTGCCGTATAGTGGAGAAAAACCTTCTCGTAGATGAACTCGGAAAGCTCCTTGAGCTCATCATCATCCGAAGCCTTAAGCGTTCTGATCGGAACCCTGGAGCCGAAACCGAAGGTATCGATCAGCTTCCGTTCCAGCCCTGCCTGGGGGCTTTTTGGAAAAAGTGCTTCCAGGCTGTGCAAATTAAAGGGAATCGGCACAAGCCTTCCGTCGATCAGCCCCAATACCCGATGCTGGTAATAATGCCACTCGGTAAAACGGGAGAGAAAATCCCATACCCGGCGATTTTTCGTATGAAAGATATGGGGCCCGTACTGGTGGATGTAAATCCCATTTTTATCCAGCCGATCATAGCAGTGGCCGCCGATATGGGAGCGCTTTTCTATGACAAGCACCCGCTTACCACGTTCCGCCGCCTGACGGGCAGCGGTAATGCCGGCCGCCCCGGCCCCGATCACCACAACATCAATACTATCCAACACCATTATACCCCTATCGTTTTCATCATGCGTTCATCATACACGATACATCAGGGAGCCGAATGAAATAGCCAAAAGCGCGCACCTTCCCCCATTCCCTTCGCCCTTGAAGGTAAAAACGTGCCCGCCGC
The sequence above is drawn from the Sediminispirochaeta bajacaliforniensis DSM 16054 genome and encodes:
- the glf gene encoding UDP-galactopyranose mutase is translated as MVLDSIDVVVIGAGAAGITAARQAAERGKRVLVIEKRSHIGGHCYDRLDKNGIYIHQYGPHIFHTKNRRVWDFLSRFTEWHYYQHRVLGLIDGRLVPIPFNLHSLEALFPKSPQAGLERKLIDTFGFGSRVPIRTLKASDDDELKELSEFIYEKVFLHYTAKQWGVDPEAVDPSVSDRVPVVLSRDDRYFADPFQGIPRAGYTAMFSAMADHPSIHLLLQCDGLDLIRLDSGTIFLEGRPFSGDVIYTGPVDELFASCEGPLPYRSLDIRFEAMDVDRYQKAAVVNYPNNYDFTRITEFKQFQLSPPLGRSVVCREYPCDYEKGRNNPYYVIKNSDTEALFGRYKALADAYGNLHLLGRLAEYRYYDMDKVMESALSLALGLFA
- a CDS encoding ABC transporter ATP-binding protein produces the protein MSDEKKPILEVEDVHLKYSFYRPQAMKEVILQRKRKEKREFEALRGISFTLGSGMNLGVIGSNGSGKSTLLRVLANTLFPDSGRVINRAKSVSLLSLGVGFKPDLTGHENIYLNGLLLGLSQKELKERMGKIIAFSELGDFIGNPVRTYSSGMKSRLAFSIAVNVDPDLLLIDELFSVGDERFKEKSRKKMESMISDNRTVVMVSHSMNMITQYCQKVLWIEEGVVKSYGDSEEVATAYLEYMK
- a CDS encoding ABC transporter permease, whose amino-acid sequence is MLRYVRQFFRDLKKYRHYTAYSVKSSLKAELSNTILGYFWWLLDPFLNMLVYTFLVQGIFRRATPAYPVYVFCALLPWKVATTTMSQSTRCIRANAGIIKQVYLPKFILPLVVVFTNSIKLAFGLLILGAMLWVYHIPLSWHILEFIPAFLVFLLFYYSIGLLFTHIGVLFDDMSHLVNYLVMFWYFASPGIWSIDQLPAQFARIIWCNPNTAFFMSFRNTLMYGASPYYKYLGVWAVVSVLLMLIGIPLLYRSDKNYSKVI